The region TCGGCCACGCCTCGCCCGAGGCGGCGTCCGGCGGCACCATCGCCCTGGTCCGGGACGGCGACCGGGTCCGCATCGACATCCCCGGCCGCACCATCGAACTCCTCGTGAGCGAGGAGGAGTTGGCGGCCCGTCGCGAGGCCCTCGGCGGCGTCTACACCCCGAAGAACCGCGAGCGCAAGGTGTCCACCGCACTGCGCGCCTACGCGGCGATGGCCACCAGCGCCGACAAGGGCGCGGTCCGCGACATCAGCCGCCTCGGCTGACGTCCGTCCCGGCCGCCTCCACGGTGTCGTATCCGTAGACCGTGGTGAGGGCGTCACCGCTCAGCGTCAGCTCGGCGGGGACGCCACCGGGGTCGGTCCGCGCCTTGCCCCGCCACAGCACCCGGCCGTCCCCGCGGTCCAGCGCGACCGTGCGGCCGGCGGCGGTGGCCGGATACAGCGCGTTCCGGCGCCCGGACACCACGGGCGCGCCCAGCCACTCCACCTCCGTCGCCTCGCTCCACAGCCGTTTTCCGGCCGTGGTGACGGCGGTGACCTCGCCGTTCTGCCGGACGAAGTAGAGCGTGTCGCCCACCAGGGTGGGCTGGGTCTGCTGGGCGGAGAGCCCCTCCCTCCGGCACTTGAGGAGCGGAGCCCAGGGGCGGAGCCCCCACGCGGCGGAGCCGCAACCCGATGCTGCGGGAAGGGGCGGGTAGGGGGAAAGCATCGATATGCGGCTCCGCCGCGTGGTCCGCCGGACACCCTCACCAACCAGCCGGATCCCGTCCGTCCACCGCGAACACCGTGCCGTCCGGTCCCGTCGCGAACACCTTGCCGTCCGCCACCACCGGCGCAGG is a window of Streptomyces violaceusniger Tu 4113 DNA encoding:
- a CDS encoding PQQ-binding-like beta-propeller repeat protein — encoded protein: MLSPYPPLPAASGCGSAAWGLRPWAPLLKCRREGLSAQQTQPTLVGDTLYFVRQNGEVTAVTTAGKRLWSEATEVEWLGAPVVSGRRNALYPATAAGRTVALDRGDGRVLWRGKARTDPGGVPAELTLSGDALTTVYGYDTVEAAGTDVSRGG